The following proteins come from a genomic window of Girardinichthys multiradiatus isolate DD_20200921_A chromosome 8, DD_fGirMul_XY1, whole genome shotgun sequence:
- the wu:fi75a02 gene encoding uncharacterized protein wu:fi75a02 isoform X3, producing MEVRHLLRGALASLGRRLDSLERRSRRNRRRKKQRSEGGTPAVVCSSSSSYTSAPLPHVITSSYSSSSASLLDINNPPASCSFSQSDQSRGSNEEKEARRRSHEGFILPGNGGKNEKEEEKERFVGQMTVSFIGAEGAKEESLLIPNQRKRRRREGGASQSEKAFSVLVRKNGYSSYFQHAVLHLQSAVIGQTHNQSKGISVSFGQWKFSDIIAPLSHNHIGCDPWLQKTTLSFNPTPMLHLSAVAMEAVSDWVKSGACWSPLRPLRDWTAPPSMSSDHCYIRRQTTSSTGSVQGQQKHLSNHSTRSLQLPRRRASPLPLFSANGMSASLHADQSAALSEFHSTNLKLSKRVSQIRIRRASPRETPLTPMGLPKVKRLKKKEFSLEEIYTNKNYDPPPNIRSLETIFEEPREKDGALLLIGQQKRRRLLLFPDFTQPRKRKKPQGVGLPVSLVPRKRAAVRRHIHGSGLDDSGDLDVMLVERLSELEDFLTQHGLDM from the exons ATGGAGGTGCGACACCTCCTGCGAGGAGCTTTGGCTTCCCTTGGCCGCCGTCTGGATTCTCTagagaggaggagcaggaggaacCGGAGGAGGAAGAAACAGAGAAGTGAAGGAG GTACACCTGCTGtcgtctgcagctcctcctcctcttacACATCTGCCCCCTTGCCACATGTCATTACCTCCTCCTATTCATCATCATCCGCCTCTTTATTAGACATCAACAACCCGCCtgcttcctgcagcttcagcCAATCAGACCAGAGTAGGGGGAGCAATGAAGAAAAGGAGGCGAGGAGGAGAAGCCACGAAGGCTTCATTCTTCCAGGAAACGGAGGGAAAAatgagaaagaggaggagaaggagaggtTTGTGGGTCAGATGACGGTCTCCTTCATAGGAGCAGAAGGAGCTAAGGAGGAGTCACTGCTCATCCCCAACCAGAGGAAACGCAGACGAAGAGAGGGAGGAGCCAGCCAATCAGAGAAAGCCTTCAGTGTACTGGTCAGGAAGAACGGTTACAG CTCCTACTTCCAGCATGCAGTGCTTCATCTCCAGTCAGCTGTGATTGGTCAGACCCACAACCAATCAAAAGGCATCTCTGTGTCCTTTGGACAGTGGAAGTTTTCTGACATCATCGCTCCCCTGTCCCACAATCACATCGGTTGTGACCCCTGGCTCCAAAAGACCACCTTAAGCTTTAACCCCACCCCTATGCTGCACCTGTCAGCAGTTGCCATGGAGGCTGTGTCAGACTGGGTAAAGAGTGGAGCCTGTTGGAGTCCTCTGCGCCCTCTGAGGGACTGGACGGCCCCGCCCAGTATGAGCAGTGACCACTG TTACATAAGAAGACAGACAACAAG CTCTACAGGTTCTGTCCAAGGTCAGCAGAAACACCTATCTAATCACAGTACCCGGAGCCTGCAGTTGCCCAGGCGACGAGCCTCGCCCCTGCCTTTATTTTCAGCCAATGGGATGTCTGCTTCACTCCATGCTGACCAATCAGCAGCACTCTCAGAGTTTCACAGTACAAATTTGAAG CTTAGTAAACGAGTGTCGCAGATCAGAATACGACGGGCATCGCCACGGGAAACCCCACTCACACCAATGGGACTGCCCAAAGTTAAACG GTTAAAGAAGAAAGAGTTCAGTCTGGAGGAGATATACACCAACAAGAACTACGACCCCCCCCCCAACATCAG GAGCCTTGAAACAATCTTTGAGGAGCCTCGGGAAAAGGATGGAGCACTGCTCCTGATTGGCCAGCAGAAGCGGCGCCGGCTCCTCCTCTTCCCTGACTTCActcagcccaggaagaggaagAAGCCCCAAG GGGTGGGACTTCCTGTTTCCTTGGTGCCCAGAAAACGGGCGGCAGTGCGGCGACACATCCACGGTAGTGGATTGGATGACAGTGGTGACCTGGATGTGATGCTGGTGGAGCGGCTTAGTGAGCTTGAAGACTTCCTCACACAGCACGGCCTGGACATGTGA
- the wu:fi75a02 gene encoding uncharacterized protein wu:fi75a02 isoform X2 gives MLSRPLTETYGRGPDLAAETPPPDVPLADANEAAGDLSPLLSTPRPPPAAPCCSCVTLLPRLLAAHRMEVRHLLRGALASLGRRLDSLERRSRRNRRRKKQRSEGGTPAVVCSSSSSYTSAPLPHVITSSYSSSSASLLDINNPPASCSFSQSDQSRGSNEEKEARRRSHEGFILPGNGGKNEKEEEKERFVGQMTVSFIGAEGAKEESLLIPNQRKRRRREGGASQSEKAFSVLVRKNGYSSYFQHAVLHLQSAVIGQTHNQSKGISVSFGQWKFSDIIAPLSHNHIGCDPWLQKTTLSFNPTPMLHLSAVAMEAVSDWVKSGACWSPLRPLRDWTAPPSMSSDHCYIRRQTTSSTGSVQGQQKHLSNHSTRSLQLPRRRASPLPLFSANGMSASLHADQSAALSEFHSTNLKLSKRVSQIRIRRASPRETPLTPMGLPKVKRLKKKEFSLEEIYTNKNYDPPPNIRSLETIFEEPREKDGALLLIGQQKRRRLLLFPDFTQPRKRKKPQGVGLPVSLVPRKRAAVRRHIHGSGLDDSGDLDVMLVERLSELEDFLTQHGLDM, from the exons ATGCTCTCTCGTCCACTGACAGAGACATATGGCAGGGGGCCTGACCTGGCAGCAGAAACCCCGCCCCCTGATGTGCCTTTGGCTGATGCAAATGAGGCTGCAG GAGATCTCTCTCCACTGCTCTCTACACCCCGTCCTCCTCCTGCTGCCCCCTGCTGCTCCTGCGTCACGCTTCTGCCCCGCCTCCTGGCCGCTCATCGGATGGAGGTGCGACACCTCCTGCGAGGAGCTTTGGCTTCCCTTGGCCGCCGTCTGGATTCTCTagagaggaggagcaggaggaacCGGAGGAGGAAGAAACAGAGAAGTGAAGGAG GTACACCTGCTGtcgtctgcagctcctcctcctcttacACATCTGCCCCCTTGCCACATGTCATTACCTCCTCCTATTCATCATCATCCGCCTCTTTATTAGACATCAACAACCCGCCtgcttcctgcagcttcagcCAATCAGACCAGAGTAGGGGGAGCAATGAAGAAAAGGAGGCGAGGAGGAGAAGCCACGAAGGCTTCATTCTTCCAGGAAACGGAGGGAAAAatgagaaagaggaggagaaggagaggtTTGTGGGTCAGATGACGGTCTCCTTCATAGGAGCAGAAGGAGCTAAGGAGGAGTCACTGCTCATCCCCAACCAGAGGAAACGCAGACGAAGAGAGGGAGGAGCCAGCCAATCAGAGAAAGCCTTCAGTGTACTGGTCAGGAAGAACGGTTACAG CTCCTACTTCCAGCATGCAGTGCTTCATCTCCAGTCAGCTGTGATTGGTCAGACCCACAACCAATCAAAAGGCATCTCTGTGTCCTTTGGACAGTGGAAGTTTTCTGACATCATCGCTCCCCTGTCCCACAATCACATCGGTTGTGACCCCTGGCTCCAAAAGACCACCTTAAGCTTTAACCCCACCCCTATGCTGCACCTGTCAGCAGTTGCCATGGAGGCTGTGTCAGACTGGGTAAAGAGTGGAGCCTGTTGGAGTCCTCTGCGCCCTCTGAGGGACTGGACGGCCCCGCCCAGTATGAGCAGTGACCACTG TTACATAAGAAGACAGACAACAAG CTCTACAGGTTCTGTCCAAGGTCAGCAGAAACACCTATCTAATCACAGTACCCGGAGCCTGCAGTTGCCCAGGCGACGAGCCTCGCCCCTGCCTTTATTTTCAGCCAATGGGATGTCTGCTTCACTCCATGCTGACCAATCAGCAGCACTCTCAGAGTTTCACAGTACAAATTTGAAG CTTAGTAAACGAGTGTCGCAGATCAGAATACGACGGGCATCGCCACGGGAAACCCCACTCACACCAATGGGACTGCCCAAAGTTAAACG GTTAAAGAAGAAAGAGTTCAGTCTGGAGGAGATATACACCAACAAGAACTACGACCCCCCCCCCAACATCAG GAGCCTTGAAACAATCTTTGAGGAGCCTCGGGAAAAGGATGGAGCACTGCTCCTGATTGGCCAGCAGAAGCGGCGCCGGCTCCTCCTCTTCCCTGACTTCActcagcccaggaagaggaagAAGCCCCAAG GGGTGGGACTTCCTGTTTCCTTGGTGCCCAGAAAACGGGCGGCAGTGCGGCGACACATCCACGGTAGTGGATTGGATGACAGTGGTGACCTGGATGTGATGCTGGTGGAGCGGCTTAGTGAGCTTGAAGACTTCCTCACACAGCACGGCCTGGACATGTGA
- the wu:fi75a02 gene encoding uncharacterized protein wu:fi75a02 isoform X1, translating to MLSRPLTETYGRGPDLAAETPPPDVPLADANEAAAGDLSPLLSTPRPPPAAPCCSCVTLLPRLLAAHRMEVRHLLRGALASLGRRLDSLERRSRRNRRRKKQRSEGGTPAVVCSSSSSYTSAPLPHVITSSYSSSSASLLDINNPPASCSFSQSDQSRGSNEEKEARRRSHEGFILPGNGGKNEKEEEKERFVGQMTVSFIGAEGAKEESLLIPNQRKRRRREGGASQSEKAFSVLVRKNGYSSYFQHAVLHLQSAVIGQTHNQSKGISVSFGQWKFSDIIAPLSHNHIGCDPWLQKTTLSFNPTPMLHLSAVAMEAVSDWVKSGACWSPLRPLRDWTAPPSMSSDHCYIRRQTTSSTGSVQGQQKHLSNHSTRSLQLPRRRASPLPLFSANGMSASLHADQSAALSEFHSTNLKLSKRVSQIRIRRASPRETPLTPMGLPKVKRLKKKEFSLEEIYTNKNYDPPPNIRSLETIFEEPREKDGALLLIGQQKRRRLLLFPDFTQPRKRKKPQGVGLPVSLVPRKRAAVRRHIHGSGLDDSGDLDVMLVERLSELEDFLTQHGLDM from the exons ATGCTCTCTCGTCCACTGACAGAGACATATGGCAGGGGGCCTGACCTGGCAGCAGAAACCCCGCCCCCTGATGTGCCTTTGGCTGATGCAAATGAGGCTGCAG CAGGAGATCTCTCTCCACTGCTCTCTACACCCCGTCCTCCTCCTGCTGCCCCCTGCTGCTCCTGCGTCACGCTTCTGCCCCGCCTCCTGGCCGCTCATCGGATGGAGGTGCGACACCTCCTGCGAGGAGCTTTGGCTTCCCTTGGCCGCCGTCTGGATTCTCTagagaggaggagcaggaggaacCGGAGGAGGAAGAAACAGAGAAGTGAAGGAG GTACACCTGCTGtcgtctgcagctcctcctcctcttacACATCTGCCCCCTTGCCACATGTCATTACCTCCTCCTATTCATCATCATCCGCCTCTTTATTAGACATCAACAACCCGCCtgcttcctgcagcttcagcCAATCAGACCAGAGTAGGGGGAGCAATGAAGAAAAGGAGGCGAGGAGGAGAAGCCACGAAGGCTTCATTCTTCCAGGAAACGGAGGGAAAAatgagaaagaggaggagaaggagaggtTTGTGGGTCAGATGACGGTCTCCTTCATAGGAGCAGAAGGAGCTAAGGAGGAGTCACTGCTCATCCCCAACCAGAGGAAACGCAGACGAAGAGAGGGAGGAGCCAGCCAATCAGAGAAAGCCTTCAGTGTACTGGTCAGGAAGAACGGTTACAG CTCCTACTTCCAGCATGCAGTGCTTCATCTCCAGTCAGCTGTGATTGGTCAGACCCACAACCAATCAAAAGGCATCTCTGTGTCCTTTGGACAGTGGAAGTTTTCTGACATCATCGCTCCCCTGTCCCACAATCACATCGGTTGTGACCCCTGGCTCCAAAAGACCACCTTAAGCTTTAACCCCACCCCTATGCTGCACCTGTCAGCAGTTGCCATGGAGGCTGTGTCAGACTGGGTAAAGAGTGGAGCCTGTTGGAGTCCTCTGCGCCCTCTGAGGGACTGGACGGCCCCGCCCAGTATGAGCAGTGACCACTG TTACATAAGAAGACAGACAACAAG CTCTACAGGTTCTGTCCAAGGTCAGCAGAAACACCTATCTAATCACAGTACCCGGAGCCTGCAGTTGCCCAGGCGACGAGCCTCGCCCCTGCCTTTATTTTCAGCCAATGGGATGTCTGCTTCACTCCATGCTGACCAATCAGCAGCACTCTCAGAGTTTCACAGTACAAATTTGAAG CTTAGTAAACGAGTGTCGCAGATCAGAATACGACGGGCATCGCCACGGGAAACCCCACTCACACCAATGGGACTGCCCAAAGTTAAACG GTTAAAGAAGAAAGAGTTCAGTCTGGAGGAGATATACACCAACAAGAACTACGACCCCCCCCCCAACATCAG GAGCCTTGAAACAATCTTTGAGGAGCCTCGGGAAAAGGATGGAGCACTGCTCCTGATTGGCCAGCAGAAGCGGCGCCGGCTCCTCCTCTTCCCTGACTTCActcagcccaggaagaggaagAAGCCCCAAG GGGTGGGACTTCCTGTTTCCTTGGTGCCCAGAAAACGGGCGGCAGTGCGGCGACACATCCACGGTAGTGGATTGGATGACAGTGGTGACCTGGATGTGATGCTGGTGGAGCGGCTTAGTGAGCTTGAAGACTTCCTCACACAGCACGGCCTGGACATGTGA